The sequence ttttttcaccttGTATTTTAAGGCCTTTTCTaaagataattatattaaaaatattatgtaTTTGTAATTTATAGGTTAATtacatataaattttatttttaataattttaacccTTCTTTCAATTTCAAATGctcatttatatgaaaaaatctattATCTCTCACATTGAAAATATAACCATAGTAATGGATCAAGATAAGGAGTGATTTTGAACAACAAAGTAAGGAGACATGGTTGGGGAGAGGGCAAGGGCACTACCCTTTTCTTGATATCCTACTATGGCGTCCCCTCTTGCTATATATCTTCTAGTTGGGGCATTGGTGGCAAAGATAACAACATcacaatcaaaaaataaaattatcgTCTTAGTATTTACAAAAGCTTCACAACAACATGGTCTTGTATTGTATATTTAGACAACTATTATTAAATTTAGTGTTAAATTAAAAGTGTGTTTTTAAATTAATGtaaaagaacatattcaagataaTACTCTTCTAAAAGGAAAAACCCAATAATATTctcttttaaaaataattaaaattaatattaaattaaacttATATTTTCAAATTGATATCAAAAGATATtggatataattaaattttaaagaaattaaattattttaaaatagaaaaaatcaTTTATATTCTATAtttctataatatttttaaatcatAACAAGTGTAATTACTATGGCTATGACTTATTTGCATAACAAAATTAATAATTACATATGTAAATATTGGGATGAGTTTATATTAGAAAATTGTGAATTACAAACAAAGGTGAATGTTCCATCTCTTTTAACTCTCTTTCATCTTATGAATTATCATTCATTCACTTTGTAATTGCAACTTGAAGTATGTCCatagaaatgaaaaaaaattagaaaactaaAAACATAAATATTTTGATATTTATCTTTATTGTCAAAACCACAATCCAGCTGGAGGATTCATTTTTATtacatcataattattattattatttttattatgaaaacCACGATCCAACTGGAtgcttttattttttttacatcacAAAAGGAGAAAATCGTCAGAAGCAAGGAATTAGGGCAACTGTGGGGGACAGAAAGTAATGGTGAAATTAGTGTCAAGCGAGCACCTAAGATAATCTTGGAAAGGAATAACATTTGCGCAGCCTTTCCTGAAAGCGGGATCAAAATCCGACGAGCATTGCTTAGTATAGAAACTGCACTCACCTTTACACGCGACCACCTCATTATTGACCTTCCTCTGTAAATTTGTAGGGCAAACGTCAGCAACATGTGCACTGCATCCCTGCGATCCACAGCTCTTAATTGAAATTGGGAGGTTATAACCACGCTCCAAATTCACTGCGGACGTGTCGGACCCTAACTCCACCTCTGTAATTGGCGTTGAAATTGGGAGGTCATAATTAACTCCACTTTGCGTCCAGTTAACTTTTTCACACCGTAGATATCCTGCGCAGTCACCGGAAAGACAAGATCCTAGCTCTGATGAATTGAAGGAACATCCGGTCCTTCCCCATATGATTCCCGCCCATTCCGCAGCGAAGGGGATGGAATATAACTCGCCCGAATTTAACACCGGCTTAAATTCCGCAGGTTCCGGAAATAATTTTTTGTCATATGAAGCTATCCCCGGCCATACGGTGAACGAGCATTTGTTCTCCACCGTTGCGATCTTTGTGGATGAAGCTTCTCAATTCACAGACAAAGCCCAGATTAGATTGAAATAGAGCAAGGAAAACCATTAACAAATTACAGAAACCTGATTCTCATGCTTTGATTTACCTGCAACGCAGAGAGATGCCATGGTCAGGGAGATGCAGAGAAGGAGACACAATCTCGATGGGTTATCCATTTCTTTAAAGCTTTCAAACTACAATCTAAACAAAGTTGTTCAACTACAATGTAAAGAATGTATGAGCTCTCACGAATATATAGGTGTTCAACACCATCGTGACATGAACGGAAGGGAGAGCAGTACGAGCCCATAAGCCAATTAATTGATAGATGCTCATTGATTGAGCTATCTTACTGCTAATTTGCTAATTGTAGATCTGTGTCTATTGAGAATTTGCAAATTTCTTGGATCTAACATTATCAtgttattttgattttgatattaAATATTGAATCGTTATCCTTAAACTACATTTGTTTAACAGATTTTAATAAGTATGGTTTTAGAAGAGGGGGTGTAAGGCCCACAAGTATGGGTATCTTATGTCTTTGATTGATTTCGTCTTTTATAATAATAAGTTATAATGTTTTGTATTATCATTGAGATGTTTATATATGTATTTTGGATATTTATATTGTGATTCtatatgtttaaatttatttaGTAGTCATTCAATTTGGAGAGCTCCATGATACGAAACAAAACCCATGGTTAAAGCAGGCAAAAGATAGCATCACATAAATCTTGGAGTTTGTAAGGCAACATATTTCAGAAGACAATATTGTATGCTGAtaatgtggtatcaacctgtaataggagaaaacaattcaaacacacacatgaaacattgcattagaggttagaattcaatcaaaacaagttaatagatctaaattctttaaaatcgttccatgttcctctatctccaaggatcttcaagattcaaggtggctctcagcttagaagagcacttgattctttaagatgacaacctaaagagcgagatttaaatgattctaagatctaaatggaatgcaaccaagatcctagtgatgatttagatatgaaactagatgatgataggatgcaagatattgatatgaagcttgaactagtatgaaaatgatactaagatgaagctaacatgatatgagattaacgtgatatatctaagattataatgctatcaaaatgatctaacatgttATTCTaccaaagagagataatatgcttaatgttatgagactatgagtttgatgcacaaagacttgattttttttaAGAAGGAATGGGTTGTATTTaaagggaaaatagggcaatggatggtcaagattggataatcttatcaagggccaggattgagagttaatcaatccatgtttacaattctcaccaataaaatggtgacaattgtcaacataagactgcttgagaggagatgtaagaagcattaaattcttgagaagaaatCATGGTtatcctaggaggtaagggttaaggttaggttaaggttatccattggataaagcttttacccaaaggataaactcttgtgcaagggttaaagggataacgatggtcaaagcaatgaatgcttgatgagacccttgggttagatgaaggttgagtcaggcaaaaagtctctaaccatgtaagaaggttgagttaaccattaatggtttggaagactttcaaggttaacttgttgaagacataaagcctttaatggttttcaaagacattgagggtttgagaagtgacttccctttacttagggatgtgacaatatctAGGAGACGGGTTAGGCTAATTtaaaagtgattagaagaatctagaagggggtctagaagacaagtgggagatgtaggattttgcaattgggtggggaaaatagaatttaactaaaataaaattaatttatttcaattgtggttgcaacttgtatttgtaggattttgcaagtggggggatttttaaataaaattagatttatttaaatgcaaatgagattttaattaaatgtaaatttaattaaaatgggaaagaggataaattgatatttttaattaaatgtgaatttaattaaaatggcttagatagaagaagggtatagtaattaattaaaagaattaagaataattaaatgaataaaattcacttaattcattgtgcaacttttaggtgtctacattttgcccctctttgagtcgaTATTTGAccacatgttggttcaaagaaaatcttgtcggatatgatgtttgtgtcgaaatgtcgatatgatgttgtgtgttaaaaaatgatttgatatgaaaattcgaTATGAGATTTATGTCgatatgatgtcgatatttgatacgataatgccccctcgggagatcttTCATGCACTAAAGggatgaatgatctctcgaaagaagaagaattctatttgaaagatagaagagtggatagtgatgacatgcatgagtttgataagattgattagattgattggattgagattaagattaagtctagtttcaggtatgacacctcctgtataagatatggatgatcgagtatctggtttcaggaatgataccgcctgtataaaaCATGAATGAtcgagtgtttggtttcaggaatgataccgcctatataagacatggatgatcgagcatctggtttaaggaatgatatatcctatataagagctgatcaaaatgcctagtttcaggaatgatatatcctgtataagagctaatcaaaacatctggttttaggaatgatatatcctgtataagaactgatcaaaacatttggtttcaggaaagacatcttgtataagacatgatagaagatagtttggaagaatgatgaagatagtttggaagaatgatgaagatatgaaagtaaagaaagatttcatgatgatgcgatagatatgcatgtgagggatgcaatgatgaatgatatgcattatATTTTGATATGAGATTCGAtgaggatgatgtgatgcttagataaatacTCTTGATCTCGATTATGATGCAGATGTATGATTTAGGATGAGATGAAcgaaaatgtgatgatgtattgcattgatttatgagatgtgagatgtttatgataatgataatgataatataatgatattaatgcaagattaaaatcatatgcaacctaatgcaagattaagatgataatgatgtgtagctaatgcaaagcttaatatgcaatctcgttctcaatgttgccatctattgtgatcaaagtgccagtgcttcctttgttttcatcatcgagccttgatttgttgaaagttgatacaagcctcatggtataattgaaccataacgacctaagtataacttacatggattttgatattgcgaGATGACATAAGAGTCGAGGTATtcttgaaccaagatgacctgagtgttgcttgcataaacaaacaagagttaacctctgtcccatacaaatccaaaataTCCTCAGCGATATGTCACCTGATTCCTttgtaggacaaatttgcatgataaaagacttcactcacagatagaagacaaataaaacatcacattccttccttgcttctctagtcataaGACATCCTAGAGGTGCTcaagagatatgataagaaaaattaacaaccataagtaagcatgcatgctatttggactatattcttgtcaaataaaacatcttgcaaatagatctttgtttagttgaaatcagtttAAGTCcatgatgtctagccttcttgcattgtcatttgtcatttgttggttgttctgatccttgttgtcttgctatgtgtttggtctgatgttgaaaatcttgaaggtgaaatgcccccagcgaggttaggatttttccccttgttgttgatactacttcgatatggatatgtacactgatcaccaagccatggtgggatatgatttggataattgatttagataaaccaaggacagtaaCTATgttaagtatgtccaagattgataagcatttgtgaattactggtgatgtctcagatgggtggatatgatacaTACAATATGACTTGTGAAACATGTACTagcatcaattgataaagataaggataaCTAGAATaaaatctagcagtcatactgatctatgtcattgttttgatttgttcaatgattgataagaatgtctggtttcaaagagtgagtaccccgtataagaccgatatgtctggttttgagtgtacctatccctgtataagacatgttgatgttgatgttgatagatggattgattatcaagacacggtgattgataggaatgtctggtttcaaagagtgagtaccccgtataagactgatctgcctggtttcgagtgtacctatccctgtataagacatatttgatgttgatattgatttcgagtaatgaattgattaacaagacatgtgattagtttgattgtagactCTGAGAGATTTTTctgttcttgatttgatttaatGGATGGTCaatgctttcatgtttttgatttttgatttttggtttgatttcgtcttttttttttatttttagtttttggatatttcaatttttttgagtttttggattagaagaaaggtGTATTTGGTCgccccaatgtatagaaagacaaggaatattataaATGGATGAGTGAACCATTGAGGTGAAAATGGAttttttgtccatagttttgattaagatcaaggatggaaaaggggttatggatggagataggatatggatagcattggatgatggaagaaatgaatagataggatagatggtatggataagaggatatggattagaggatatggataaggtgaagcaagattatagatagcactggatgatagaataaatgaatagataggataacgGATATGGAtttaggatatggatgaggtgaagcaagattatagatagcattggtgttggtattttggtatttttttgtcattgatgtcaacacctactaaatacacctactttggagatccagcaacattcaccggcaaacagtaaattgtgcaatagttaccggtatatgattaagcggtaggatataatgttcaccggtacctagaatgacatggaagacacttggtaatgtcgaagacatcatgtggacactttattttgaagtaataatcattggtatattcttatttgcatatttgcttttttCGGCAAATAgttccaggttatctagggttacaccaacaagtttatcttttccagatcagcatggcatgctatggagatgatttattattgttgtaaatgcattaaggtgacatattcaatcggttattgcatcaaatattgtattgtttgtaaaatgtttttattgtaatatcttgtagagctgacctactaaaattggtcttagggtatggtataaatgtaagatcttatttgtaagatcaagtgaggaatgcgaaaaagattcaagtgaaattatatgcgagataaagtagaggcatacacgaagacatcatttgaaggtgaagttaggtttttgtagaagcatatcagcattacaccgatactgaattcagcatatgtagatgcaattttgtgcagtacattcttattggatttaaccatccaactatagttagtgtgactcccatttttgattgagtagtgagctctaggctgctggcctttctgcatgtgcagacccctcttgtacacttactatctgcagtagtatcatctgattgtgggtaaggtttcccaccatggtttttcccttacagggtttccacgtacaaatattggtgtcatgtgttgtggataactttgtgcttatgtttcatgcattaattcttattggtatagcaatttactgttaacagtCACTAAtgcatttggggtcaaattccgatggaggttttcgatggacaaggagcattgtgtgaaaatttgatttttttttttaaaatgcccgtgttcatcggaattctgatgacctcgagcattatattaaaaaaaaaaacacacaacgcattttcattttgaaagcaaaccgaagccgctgccccccccgccggagcgatctctgcactgcaagcaaggtaaggtttttggctCACTTTTGTCCAGGTGAATTTTCTATCAAGGTATTGACTGTGGCGACATTTAGAAGGACCTTTTCAAGATTTGATTTGATCGGCCATTTAAACTTACTTTGCAATCCTTAACATGATCAGCCATATTAGGTTCCTTTGCAATTTTTCACTTGGGcagattttgaatgtttcttttgtgcaagcaattCGGTGTTTCCTCGTTCTTTTGTTTAAACAAATCTATATTTTGATCTTCTTTATTTGATGAGTTCACTATTATGAACTTGTTTAAGACAATCAGAcctccttttttttcttttgtagttcggtgtttgcaatttcaattgcatctGGATTTTGACTTTGTGGTATTCCTCAATTCAATCGATCATTTCCCTTTAACTGGTATCACAAGGTCTTGATGCTTTTTCTTATTCATTTGTATAAACAAATCTACCCCTCATCATTCATTCGCATTGCATCAAGTCAGTCTTAGGTTCTCCATTTGTATTACCTCATCCTTATGTGAACAAAACCTTCACTCCCAAATTGATGATTAAAGTTCCATTTGCATAAGGTGATTTGGAAGATCAAGTTTTACTTGTCTTCACTTGTACAAACAAATGAACTTGATCAGATTTTGATAACTCATTTGTTTTGCTCTAATCTTTAATCTTGATTTCTGGAGTTATCTCTCAATCTGCACCTGCACTGAATTAGACTGTTTGATGTTTGAAAAGAATGACCTATCCTCCCCTTCCTATCTTTTCATTCTTACTTCAATTTAGAACTTGGTAATTCTCATTAATGCCCAGTCTTTCCTAAACTTGGTGTTGTTGTTGTTACATGTCTAATAATGTAATAGAATTCCTTCAAAATTTGCCTCTTTTCTTTTACCTACAAGACAAACAAGAAGATATCAAACATCATAAAGTACATATTATCTTTACCTATCCTTCATCTCTTATGTGCTCTGATCTTATATGATCAAATGATGTTTTTAGTTCTGATCACATTAATTGCTTGGATGATGTTTTGAAAATGAACTGGAATGCCTTCTTTATATGGGCATTGGATGTTAGGGGCCTTTTTCACTCTATCCTCATTTAAGTGGCATGTCTTTATTCAAAGGCCAGCTCCCTATCTTTCTTAGTGTCACACCTTGCATTATGCCTCATCGTGGCTTATGCTGGGGATATTAGGGGTCAAGGGAATGGTGAGGtggttgtttctttttttttaaataaataaataatatgcctaAAAattcttttaccttctttcaaagattaagttttgaccaaactaattcttaaatatacaaatgaagagtgtggttggttggtgactaattactctttttaacaccatttacaagatcatatctaaatcaagtgtctcaagaattaagctactactaagaagatagtttgcctaaagaaaatgggtttcttgggtggctatttattgtaaataacttagttccttcatgagaatcaatcaatttggaacatgtataactcacatttgtgacatgtcactaatgcaattccttagtacttgtttgagtactatctcctctattgttttctatccacttttgtgtccttcttagaacaaataatagattaatgagaaggtggaaaaggtggattcacctaagagggagtggattttcccaataatatgttagattctcccaaggatggatggactatacacttgaaaggtagatgattaaggatgatgacaaggtgaattttccttagaatgatagggttgattttcctaagaagaagtagattcatgtaaactagaggatacaaatttggacaaaataatggaagga is a genomic window of Cryptomeria japonica chromosome 7, Sugi_1.0, whole genome shotgun sequence containing:
- the LOC131030039 gene encoding pathogenesis-related thaumatin-like protein 3.5, which gives rise to MDNPSRLCLLLCISLTMASLCVAASSTKIATVENKCSFTVWPGIASYDKKLFPEPAEFKPVLNSGELYSIPFAAEWAGIIWGRTGCSFNSSELGSCLSGDCAGYLRCEKVNWTQSGVNYDLPISTPITEVELGSDTSAVNLERGYNLPISIKSCGSQGCSAHVADVCPTNLQRKVNNEVVACKGECSFYTKQCSSDFDPAFRKGCANVIPFQDYLRCSLDTNFTITFCPPQLP